The following are encoded in a window of Allosphingosinicella indica genomic DNA:
- the tig gene encoding trigger factor: MQTVETLNEGLKRAYTITIEPKDIDARIDAELKTVSPRVQLPGFRPGKVPPNLVRKMHGPALEQQALDSAVQEGVQKIIADNKLRPAMQPTVQLEEGKGDAKVIKVELETLPEIPAAKIDGLKLERLTVEADDAAVDEALEKLVAGQKRFDPAPAKHKAAVGDVVVMDFEGKVDGEPFEGGKGEGMAIEIGSGRLIPGFEDQLVGVKANDQKVVKVSFPDDYNVAYLKGKPATFDVTVNEVQTAREAKADDEFAQSMGLQDLDQLRGLLKGQVEQELNGLTRTHMKRKLLDQLAADHRFDVPPSMVDAEFEQIWRQLEHEASHEEDPAAALKEMEAERDDYRAIAERRVRLGLLLSEIGQSNNVEVSAQEMNRLIAQAAQQYRPADRERFADYVRQDPMAAAQLRAPLFEDKVVDFLFSKAEISDRTVDRAALEHEIEAEDGHVHGPDCGHDHGPKKAPAKKAAAKKDAKADAAPAKKASAKKADEAAPAKAAKAEKPAAKKADAKAEAAKPAAKKAPAKKPAAKK; this comes from the coding sequence ATGCAGACTGTCGAGACGTTGAACGAGGGCCTGAAGCGCGCCTACACGATCACCATCGAGCCCAAGGATATCGATGCCCGCATCGATGCCGAGCTGAAGACGGTTTCGCCGCGCGTCCAGCTTCCCGGCTTCCGCCCCGGCAAGGTGCCGCCCAACCTCGTCCGCAAGATGCATGGGCCCGCGCTGGAACAGCAGGCGCTCGACAGCGCCGTCCAGGAAGGCGTCCAGAAGATCATCGCCGACAACAAGCTGCGTCCCGCGATGCAGCCCACCGTCCAGCTCGAAGAGGGCAAGGGCGATGCGAAGGTGATCAAGGTCGAGCTCGAGACGCTCCCGGAGATCCCTGCCGCCAAGATCGACGGGCTCAAGCTCGAGCGGCTGACCGTCGAGGCCGATGATGCGGCGGTGGACGAGGCGCTGGAGAAGCTCGTCGCCGGCCAGAAGCGCTTCGATCCGGCGCCCGCCAAGCACAAGGCGGCCGTCGGCGACGTCGTTGTCATGGACTTCGAGGGCAAGGTCGATGGCGAGCCGTTCGAAGGCGGCAAGGGCGAGGGCATGGCGATCGAGATCGGCTCGGGCCGCCTCATCCCCGGCTTCGAGGATCAGCTCGTCGGCGTGAAGGCCAACGACCAGAAGGTCGTCAAGGTCAGCTTCCCCGACGACTACAACGTCGCCTATCTCAAGGGTAAGCCCGCGACCTTCGACGTCACCGTCAACGAGGTGCAGACCGCACGCGAGGCGAAGGCGGACGACGAGTTCGCCCAGTCGATGGGCCTCCAGGATCTGGATCAGCTCCGTGGCCTCCTCAAGGGCCAGGTCGAGCAGGAGCTCAATGGCCTCACCCGCACCCACATGAAGCGCAAGCTGCTGGATCAGCTCGCCGCCGATCACAGGTTCGACGTTCCGCCGTCGATGGTCGATGCCGAGTTCGAGCAGATCTGGCGCCAGCTCGAGCACGAGGCGAGCCACGAGGAAGACCCCGCGGCGGCGCTGAAGGAGATGGAAGCCGAGCGCGACGATTATCGCGCGATCGCCGAGCGCCGCGTGCGCCTGGGCCTGCTGCTCTCCGAGATCGGCCAGTCCAACAATGTCGAGGTCAGCGCGCAGGAGATGAACCGCCTCATCGCGCAGGCCGCGCAGCAATATCGCCCGGCCGACCGCGAGCGTTTCGCCGACTATGTCCGCCAGGATCCGATGGCCGCGGCGCAGCTCCGCGCGCCTTTGTTCGAGGACAAGGTCGTCGATTTCCTCTTCTCGAAGGCTGAGATCAGCGATCGCACGGTGGATCGCGCCGCGCTTGAGCATGAGATCGAAGCCGAGGACGGCCACGTCCACGGCCCCGATTGCGGCCACGACCATGGCCCGAAGAAGGCGCCCGCCAAGAAGGCCGCGGCCAAGAAGGATGCGAAGGCGGACGCTGCCCCAGCCAAGAAGGCATCCGCGAAGAAGGCCGACGAGGCCGCTCCGGCGAAGGCGGCCAAGGCTGAGAAGCCTGCCGCCAAGAAGGCGGACGCCAAGGCCGAAGCCGCGAAGCCTGCTGCCAAGAAGGCGCCTGCCAAGAAGCCTGCGGCCAAGAAGTAA